The window GCACCGTTGGGACGCATTGCATACCAACCTGCGCAACGTGGAAATGCTCTTCAATGAGTCCATCGGTGACGGCTTGAACAATGTCATGGCCAAATTCTGGGCGGACTGGCAGAATCTCTCCCTGCGTCCGGACGACATGGCCTCCCGCAGCCAGCTCATGAGCACGGCCCAAAACTTGACCCAGATCGTCAACCAGGTGGACCGGGACCTGAGCCACTTTCAACGCCAGATGGACGACTTCATCCGTCAGGACGTGGACCGGGCCAACGAACTGCTCCGGGACATCGCCGAGATCAACAGAAGAATCGCGGTTCACGACATCCCCGGCCAGAACAACGCCAACGCCCTGTTGGACATGCGCGACACCATGACCCGGGAACTCGCCGGCCTCCTGGACATCCAGACCCAGGACAAGGGCAACGGCGAATTCTTCATCATGACCACGGCTGGCCACACGCTGGTGGATGGACGGGAGTACTTCAAGCTGAAGTTCGAAGGCGCCGGAAGCTCCGCCTCCCTGGCACCCGGCTCGTTAGGTGCAATTAACTTTCAGGGGAGTTCGGAGCGGGAATTTCTTGTGGAGATTGTTGATCCTGGAGCTCTTCCTGGACCTCCATCGACGGATGCCACGTTTCGCGTATCCCTGGATGGTGGTGTTACGTGGTTGAAGGACGACACAGGACAGATCAGAAAATTTGACGTTTCAACGACACCGCAAACGATCGAGGGTCTGGACATCTGGTTCGATGCAGCCTGGAATTTGAGCAAGGGCGACTCGTTCACCATTGTCCCCAAAAGCGGTCTCTACTGGTATGAAAACACCTCCTCAAAAATGAACATCACGCCCCAGATTCACTTCAATGGGGACGACAACAGACGACGAGTCACCGGCGGAACCATTACCGGCTCTTTCAATTTTCGCGACGACTTCATCGGCAATTTCCGGGAAAAGCTGGATACCCTGGCTTCGACAATGGCCTGGGAAGCGAATCGTATCCACAGCCTGGGCGCCGGACTGCAAACATTTGGGCAGGTGCTGGGAACGTATGGTGTTGCGAGTCAAGGAGTGCCGCTCAGCAGCCTGTCTTCCGGGTTGTTTTTTGGTGATAAGTTACAGCAGGGCAATGTGACTGTTTGGGTTTATGATTCAGCCGGGTTACCCATGGAGCCTCAGCAGCTTTCCTTTACCGGAGGAGCCTCACCTCCGAACTTTGATCCGGCTACACACAACCTTGAGCATGTCAGAGCAGCCTTCAACACATTGAACGGAATCCAGGCTGAAATCGTCAACAATCGACTGGAAATCACGGCAACTCCTGGCAATACGTTCGCCTTCGGCTCCGACTCCAGCGGCCTTCTTGCGGCTTTGGGCATCAACACTTTCTTTGACGGCACGGACGCTCGCGGTTTTGGTTTAAATCAGGAAGTTTTCAACAACCTTGAACGAATCAACGCCGGCCATGTAAACGGCGCCGGGGAAATCAACACCGGGGATAATGAAACGGCCAAGGCCATGGCTGCGTTGCAGTATGAAAAAGTCAATTTCAGAACGAGTTTTCAAGGCAGGACGAGCCAGACGTTGCAAAATTTCTATGGCTCCCTGGTCGGCGATGCCGGAGCGGCCACGGCGAATGCCAGCTTCAATTTCAACTACCATAAGGCCTTGGCCGATGATCTGCACAAGCGTCAGGAAGAAGTATCCGGCGTCAATCTGGACGAGGAAATGAGCAGCCTGATCAAATTCCAGCATTCCTACAGCGCGGCGGCCAAACTGATTTCCACGGCGGACCAGATGTTTCAGACCATCTTGTCCATGAAATAGGCGCGATTCTCGAAACGGTACTGAAATTTTGCAGCTGCAGAAACCTCTCACCCATTTCGTGAGGGTTTTCTGTTTTTCACGATGAAGTGTCGTTCAGCAATTTTTTGGTAAGGGAGGAAGGCCATGCGTGTCAGCCATCGTAATATCTACGCCAATGTTCTCGGTTACATGAACCGATCGCTGTCAGGCCTGGTCGAACTGAACCTGCAGGCCTCCAGCCAAAAGAAAATCAACCGCCCATCGGACGACCCCATCGGCATGTCCCGTGTCCTGAACTACCGGGACTCCATGGCCTCCATGACCCAGTACAGAAAAAACATTGACACGGCCAAGGGATGGAACG of the Desulfonatronum thioautotrophicum genome contains:
- the flgK gene encoding flagellar hook-associated protein FlgK — translated: MTVGVNSLLNTGKGALLAFQSALHVTGENIANVNTPGYSRRSVRLEENPSIDFRPGQIGMGVNAREVIRHYDYFIERQYLEKSSTMHRWDALHTNLRNVEMLFNESIGDGLNNVMAKFWADWQNLSLRPDDMASRSQLMSTAQNLTQIVNQVDRDLSHFQRQMDDFIRQDVDRANELLRDIAEINRRIAVHDIPGQNNANALLDMRDTMTRELAGLLDIQTQDKGNGEFFIMTTAGHTLVDGREYFKLKFEGAGSSASLAPGSLGAINFQGSSEREFLVEIVDPGALPGPPSTDATFRVSLDGGVTWLKDDTGQIRKFDVSTTPQTIEGLDIWFDAAWNLSKGDSFTIVPKSGLYWYENTSSKMNITPQIHFNGDDNRRRVTGGTITGSFNFRDDFIGNFREKLDTLASTMAWEANRIHSLGAGLQTFGQVLGTYGVASQGVPLSSLSSGLFFGDKLQQGNVTVWVYDSAGLPMEPQQLSFTGGASPPNFDPATHNLEHVRAAFNTLNGIQAEIVNNRLEITATPGNTFAFGSDSSGLLAALGINTFFDGTDARGFGLNQEVFNNLERINAGHVNGAGEINTGDNETAKAMAALQYEKVNFRTSFQGRTSQTLQNFYGSLVGDAGAATANASFNFNYHKALADDLHKRQEEVSGVNLDEEMSSLIKFQHSYSAAAKLISTADQMFQTILSMK